The Halomicronema hongdechloris C2206 genome includes a window with the following:
- a CDS encoding CHASE domain-containing sensor histidine kinase — protein sequence MPSLHRYFPAGFILALGLEPTMMATTWVSRWEQLSRQGEFQRQIGNLTTALQRTTNRYNELLLAIGDFYAANANDITDEAFSRFVQRAVQTYPGIQALEWAPLVLHGDRAAYEAWLQTLTERWSQTGPSGPSQLGITERSATGILRPAAERSSYVPVTFLEPWQTNEVALGYDLASDDTRRIALEQARDTGALAATGRIQLVQETADNQYSFLVFLPIYHQPATTPRARRQQLKGYILGVFRVADVVEESLSDLDHEIDFWILDQTARADEKLLGFYDGDTQTVLPDGDEARKWSEPEGKSSGWLRSTSLCPTPLECSQTLAVGQRQWHLLFLPPSYSPPPWAALATVLIGLLMTAILLIYLSRWQSELERTRELSNLKLRLFSMASHELRTPLSVISISAQSLSANRDALTPQQQMNTVDRIQAAARRMGQLVDDILTLTRAEAGKLQVNPEIVELDPFCRQVFDQIQPQVDQRLSLSGNAIHTKIYLDKKLLHSILVNLLSNAVKYSAADSLIRLVVTAKSDILEFQVIDQGIGIPLTAQQNLFKAFYRGANVGSVPGVGLGLAVVKTCVELQDGCLTVHSQPGRGTCITVMLPKIE from the coding sequence ATGCCTTCCCTGCACCGCTATTTCCCTGCCGGATTCATCTTGGCTTTGGGTTTGGAACCCACCATGATGGCGACGACATGGGTCAGTCGTTGGGAACAGTTGTCTCGGCAGGGAGAGTTTCAACGGCAAATCGGCAACCTGACCACGGCCTTACAGCGCACTACCAATCGCTATAACGAGTTGTTGCTGGCTATCGGCGATTTTTATGCCGCCAATGCCAATGACATCACCGACGAAGCCTTTAGTCGATTCGTGCAGCGGGCGGTGCAGACCTATCCCGGCATTCAGGCCCTGGAATGGGCGCCGTTAGTGCTCCATGGCGATCGCGCGGCCTATGAAGCGTGGCTGCAAACCCTGACGGAGCGATGGTCGCAGACCGGCCCCTCGGGGCCATCGCAGCTAGGCATTACCGAGCGCTCTGCTACGGGGATTTTGCGTCCGGCGGCAGAGCGCAGCAGCTATGTCCCCGTCACCTTCCTAGAGCCCTGGCAAACCAATGAAGTGGCGCTGGGCTACGATCTGGCCTCCGACGACACCCGTCGCATCGCCCTAGAGCAGGCCAGAGACACAGGCGCCCTAGCCGCCACTGGCCGTATTCAACTGGTGCAAGAAACCGCAGACAACCAGTACAGCTTTTTGGTATTTCTGCCCATTTATCACCAGCCGGCCACCACCCCTAGAGCCCGACGACAACAGCTGAAGGGCTACATTCTGGGAGTGTTTCGGGTGGCGGATGTGGTGGAAGAGTCCCTCTCTGATTTGGACCACGAGATCGATTTCTGGATCTTGGATCAGACCGCCAGGGCTGACGAAAAGCTATTGGGGTTTTACGACGGAGATACCCAGACAGTATTGCCAGATGGGGATGAGGCTAGGAAATGGTCAGAGCCGGAAGGGAAATCGTCTGGCTGGCTCCGCTCTACCTCCCTCTGTCCAACGCCTTTAGAGTGCAGTCAAACTCTAGCTGTAGGGCAACGGCAGTGGCACCTGTTGTTTCTACCCCCCTCCTATTCCCCTCCCCCTTGGGCGGCCTTGGCCACGGTGCTGATCGGCTTACTGATGACGGCGATTTTGCTGATTTACTTGTCTCGCTGGCAGTCGGAACTGGAGCGTACCCGAGAACTGAGTAATCTCAAGTTACGCTTGTTTTCCATGGCCTCTCACGAATTGCGCACTCCCCTAAGTGTGATTAGTATCTCCGCCCAATCCTTAAGTGCTAATCGTGATGCCCTCACGCCTCAGCAACAGATGAATACGGTTGACCGCATTCAGGCAGCCGCTCGACGCATGGGGCAGTTAGTGGATGATATTTTGACCCTGACCCGGGCTGAGGCCGGTAAGCTGCAGGTCAATCCAGAAATTGTGGAGCTGGACCCCTTTTGTCGTCAGGTGTTTGACCAGATTCAGCCTCAGGTAGATCAACGGCTCAGTTTGTCGGGTAACGCTATCCATACCAAGATCTACTTGGACAAGAAGCTGCTGCACTCAATTTTGGTCAACTTGCTCTCCAATGCTGTGAAATACTCCGCTGCTGACAGTCTGATTCGGTTGGTTGTGACTGCCAAGTCAGATATTCTGGAATTCCAAGTCATTGACCAAGGCATTGGTATTCCCCTGACAGCGCAGCAAAATCTATTTAAGGCCTTCTACCGGGGGGCCAATGTGGGATCGGTGCCGGGAGTGGGCCTAGGTTTAGCGGTGGTGAAAACCTGTGTTGAGTTGCAGGACGGGTGTTTGACAGTGCACAGCCAGCCCGGGAGGGGGACTTGCATCACAGTGATGCTGCCCAAAATAGAGTAG
- a CDS encoding response regulator transcription factor, with translation MRILLVEDDHHLAASLSEALEAQRYTVDVAHDGDIAWQQMTLLSYDLMLMDITLPQVDGLTLCQRLRSHGVVSPVLMLTARDTSGDKVAGLDAGADAYMVKPFDLSELIAQIRALLRRGQMAPPTTLQWELLQLNPTTYDVTYQDIPIRLTPKEFAILELLLRHGRRVLSRHFILESIWQLDDPPGEETVKAHLKALRQKLCKAGAPKNFIETMHGLGYRLN, from the coding sequence ATGCGAATCCTATTGGTTGAAGATGATCATCACCTAGCGGCCTCCTTATCGGAAGCCCTTGAGGCCCAGCGTTATACCGTGGATGTGGCCCATGATGGTGATATCGCCTGGCAGCAAATGACCCTGTTGTCCTATGACTTGATGCTGATGGATATTACCCTGCCCCAGGTGGATGGCTTGACCCTGTGTCAACGGTTGCGATCGCATGGCGTGGTTTCCCCGGTGCTGATGCTGACCGCCCGCGATACCAGCGGCGATAAAGTAGCCGGTCTTGATGCCGGTGCCGATGCCTACATGGTTAAGCCCTTCGACCTGTCCGAGTTGATTGCTCAAATTCGGGCCCTGCTGCGGCGAGGGCAAATGGCCCCACCCACGACTCTGCAGTGGGAACTCCTGCAGCTTAACCCAACCACCTACGACGTTACCTATCAGGATATCCCCATTCGCCTGACCCCTAAGGAGTTTGCCATTCTAGAACTGCTGCTGCGCCATGGCCGCCGGGTGCTCAGCCGTCACTTCATCCTGGAATCGATCTGGCAATTAGACGATCCCCCCGGCGAAGAAACCGTGAAAGCCCACCTGAAAGCCCTGCGGCAGAAGCTGTGTAAAGCAGGGGCCCCTAAGAACTTTATCGAAACCATGCATGGCTTAGGCTATCGCTTGAATTAG
- a CDS encoding ABC transporter substrate-binding protein → MSFTFFPAARCTFHDGTPVTANDVKCPTTGPCPLAAFHTFQMKAGALESPDQFEVVDDHTFRVKFLRPDKLTMIDMAVPIPVVINAELVKPHLTEADPWGAEWLNSNDAGGGAYTVAEFKPNERIVLQRFDDWKSGPPPQIQEVIVLNVPETGNRRALLEKGDIDINYDLSEKDQKELSEMGKFTMVSTPIENCLYSVDMHANPQLKGAENPFADVKVRQAVAYAVPYDAIMETACMVRRCPCTAEGTFEPDATTWPQPTPYKTDLAMAKKLMAESSYPDGFETTLAFDMGTKEWAEPAVVLIQEALAELGITVNIEKVPNANFRSVLVEKSRPMIINNFGGWLNYPDYFFFYAYHGQDATFNGSSYQNPEMDKLIEAALASKPGELEYEENVTGFIQMAWQEVPRVPLVQPKLSVAMQPSVSGYQYWFHRQLDFRQLQKA, encoded by the coding sequence ATGTCATTCACCTTTTTTCCTGCGGCAAGATGCACCTTCCACGATGGCACCCCGGTGACGGCCAATGACGTCAAGTGTCCTACGACAGGGCCGTGTCCATTGGCGGCTTTCCACACCTTTCAGATGAAAGCCGGTGCTCTGGAAAGTCCAGACCAGTTTGAAGTGGTCGATGACCACACCTTCCGGGTCAAGTTTCTGCGGCCCGACAAGCTGACCATGATCGACATGGCCGTGCCGATTCCGGTGGTGATCAACGCTGAGTTGGTGAAGCCCCATCTGACTGAAGCGGATCCCTGGGGGGCCGAGTGGTTAAACAGCAACGATGCCGGCGGCGGCGCCTACACGGTGGCGGAATTTAAGCCGAATGAGCGGATCGTGCTGCAGCGGTTCGATGACTGGAAGTCTGGCCCGCCGCCGCAGATTCAAGAGGTGATTGTGCTGAATGTGCCGGAGACCGGCAATCGCCGTGCCCTGCTGGAGAAAGGCGATATCGACATCAACTACGACCTGTCGGAAAAGGACCAGAAAGAACTCTCGGAGATGGGCAAGTTCACCATGGTCTCGACCCCCATTGAGAACTGTCTGTACTCCGTCGATATGCACGCCAATCCTCAGCTGAAAGGAGCCGAGAACCCCTTTGCCGATGTCAAGGTGCGGCAGGCGGTGGCCTATGCCGTTCCCTACGACGCCATCATGGAAACGGCCTGTATGGTCAGGCGGTGCCCATGTACCGCAGAGGGAACTTTCGAGCCCGATGCCACCACGTGGCCTCAACCCACCCCCTATAAGACTGACTTGGCCATGGCCAAGAAACTCATGGCCGAGTCCAGCTATCCGGATGGGTTCGAGACCACCCTGGCCTTCGATATGGGTACCAAAGAATGGGCCGAACCGGCGGTGGTGCTGATTCAGGAAGCTTTGGCGGAACTGGGCATTACAGTCAATATCGAAAAGGTGCCCAATGCCAACTTCCGCTCGGTGCTGGTGGAAAAAAGCCGTCCCATGATCATCAATAACTTCGGCGGCTGGCTCAACTACCCGGACTATTTCTTCTTCTATGCCTACCACGGCCAAGATGCCACTTTTAACGGCAGCTCCTACCAGAACCCGGAGATGGACAAGCTGATCGAGGCGGCCCTGGCGTCAAAACCGGGGGAGCTCGAGTACGAAGAGAATGTCACCGGCTTCATCCAGATGGCCTGGCAGGAGGTACCGCGAGTGCCGTTGGTGCAGCCGAAGCTATCGGTGGCGATGCAACCCAGTGTTAGCGGCTATCAGTACTGGTTCCACCGCCAGTTAGACTTCCGGCAGTTGCAGAAGGCGTAA
- a CDS encoding ABC transporter ATP-binding protein, producing the protein MTIQPLPNSPSPQLPISLCSLLSVENLTVEFRTRSGVVKALAAVDFTVQPGETVGIVGESGSGKSVTAFTLMGVLDRAGKVTAGRALLQTEAVAVDLLKESEASLRQIRGREISMIFQNPRTALNPIRKVGKQITDVLRCHTDLPPKELPGRALELLASVRIPDPPKRYDAYPYELSGGLCQRIMIALALACSPKLLIADEPTTGLDVTTQATVMTLIQDLAEQGQMATLLITHDLALASEYCDRIVVMHAGHVVESAPTHTLFSHPRHPYTAKLIAATPEPHKSFADLTPIPGSLPDLKATTLPPCRFSQRCDRFEAGICDQTPLVREFVNGDHHVACWKPL; encoded by the coding sequence ATGACAATCCAACCTCTCCCCAACTCTCCATCTCCCCAGCTCCCCATATCTCTGTGTTCTCTCCTGTCCGTCGAAAACCTGACGGTGGAATTCCGCACTCGCTCCGGCGTAGTCAAGGCGTTGGCAGCAGTAGACTTTACCGTCCAACCCGGTGAAACTGTCGGCATTGTCGGCGAGAGCGGCTCCGGTAAGTCGGTGACGGCCTTTACCCTAATGGGTGTGTTAGATCGAGCCGGGAAGGTCACAGCGGGCCGGGCCCTGCTGCAAACAGAGGCGGTGGCGGTAGATCTGCTGAAAGAATCAGAGGCCTCCCTGCGGCAGATTCGTGGCAGGGAGATCTCGATGATTTTCCAGAACCCCCGTACCGCTCTCAACCCGATTCGCAAGGTAGGCAAGCAGATCACCGATGTGCTGCGCTGCCATACGGACCTGCCCCCGAAGGAGTTGCCCGGTAGAGCCCTGGAACTATTGGCCAGTGTGCGCATCCCCGACCCGCCGAAGCGCTACGATGCTTACCCCTATGAACTCTCCGGCGGTCTCTGCCAGCGGATCATGATTGCCCTGGCCCTGGCCTGCTCGCCAAAATTACTGATTGCCGATGAACCCACCACCGGCCTCGATGTCACCACCCAAGCCACGGTGATGACCCTGATCCAAGACTTGGCCGAGCAGGGACAAATGGCCACGTTGTTGATTACCCACGACCTGGCCCTGGCATCGGAATATTGCGATCGCATCGTGGTCATGCACGCCGGTCATGTGGTGGAATCGGCCCCCACCCATACCCTGTTCAGCCATCCCCGTCATCCCTACACCGCCAAACTCATCGCCGCCACCCCCGAACCCCATAAATCCTTCGCCGATCTCACTCCGATTCCGGGTAGCCTCCCTGACCTCAAGGCCACGACATTACCGCCCTGCCGGTTTAGCCAGCGATGCGATCGCTTTGAAGCCGGAATCTGTGATCAGACCCCGCTGGTCCGGGAGTTTGTGAATGGAGATCACCACGTAGCCTGCTGGAAACCGTTGTAA
- a CDS encoding GNAT family N-acetyltransferase, protein MGGSRTCGNRASKASSQTIGDVGLIVLEEPNWIDLGFRFAQQFWGRGFATEVASV, encoded by the coding sequence GTGGGCGGATCTCGAACATGCGGGAATAGGGCCTCAAAGGCGTCCAGTCAAACAATCGGAGACGTGGGCCTGATCGTTCTCGAAGAGCCCAACTGGATCGACCTAGGCTTCCGATTCGCGCAACAGTTCTGGGGAAGAGGCTTCGCGACGGAAGTGGCCTCAGTGTAG
- a CDS encoding DEAD/DEAH box helicase, with product MSDLQDTALQLLRTALDNPTATFRDNQWEAIEQLLNPGTRLLMVQRTGWGKSLIYFLTTRLLRNRGMGPTLLISPLLALMRNQIAAAERIGLQAVTINSTNQKTWRDIQEKLLAGQADILLISPERLANEEFQEEILLPLSTQNGLSVSQLEGKLNLSRGKIEKVLTLLSVEAPSPVTKINGHWHSTPINYEIDREKVAKLTEIRKREQARMLNYINTYNCLILFLAEELDDNSTTECGRCAVCLDQSLIPETYSLKKAQDAISFLRRTDHTITPRKRWPAGSFISYSWSGNIPITLQAETGLALSLWGDAGWGSLVKQGKYQDKCFNDQLVDAVSELIQCWKPDPFPTWITCVPSLTRPELVPNFSERLARKLNLPFISCVRKIRRNHPQKDMQNSVKQAQNLDGVFEITSWQGIKGPVFLVDDMVDSRWTFTVVTALLHQSGSGRVFPLALALNSLS from the coding sequence ATGTCTGATCTGCAAGATACTGCCTTACAGCTACTCCGTACTGCACTAGATAATCCAACAGCTACATTTCGTGACAATCAATGGGAAGCAATTGAACAATTGTTGAATCCAGGGACACGCTTGTTAATGGTGCAACGAACTGGATGGGGAAAGAGTTTAATATATTTCTTAACTACACGTCTCTTACGCAATCGGGGAATGGGGCCAACTCTACTGATATCACCCCTCTTGGCTTTAATGAGAAATCAGATTGCTGCTGCTGAACGCATTGGACTTCAAGCTGTAACCATTAACTCTACCAATCAGAAAACATGGAGGGATATCCAAGAGAAGTTGCTGGCTGGGCAAGCTGATATACTACTAATTTCGCCAGAACGCCTAGCAAATGAAGAATTTCAGGAAGAGATTCTATTGCCGCTGTCTACACAAAATGGCTTATCAGTTTCCCAACTTGAAGGAAAATTAAATCTTTCAAGAGGAAAAATCGAAAAAGTCTTAACCCTATTATCGGTAGAAGCCCCTTCTCCAGTCACAAAAATTAATGGTCACTGGCATTCTACGCCTATTAACTATGAGATAGATCGAGAAAAGGTAGCCAAGCTAACTGAAATCAGAAAACGTGAACAAGCTCGGATGCTAAATTATATCAATACATATAATTGCTTGATATTGTTTTTGGCTGAGGAACTAGATGACAATTCTACAACAGAATGCGGACGCTGCGCTGTATGCTTAGATCAGTCTCTAATTCCAGAAACCTATTCTCTAAAAAAGGCTCAAGATGCCATATCTTTTCTACGTAGAACCGATCATACCATTACCCCACGAAAGCGTTGGCCTGCAGGTAGCTTTATTTCTTATTCATGGAGTGGAAATATTCCAATTACGTTACAAGCTGAGACCGGTCTAGCCTTATCACTCTGGGGAGATGCGGGTTGGGGAAGTTTAGTGAAGCAAGGAAAATATCAAGATAAATGCTTCAATGATCAATTAGTAGATGCTGTAAGTGAATTAATCCAATGCTGGAAGCCTGATCCGTTTCCGACATGGATAACTTGTGTACCTTCGTTAACTCGTCCTGAATTAGTTCCTAACTTTTCAGAACGTTTAGCCCGTAAGTTAAATCTGCCCTTTATATCTTGTGTCAGAAAAATAAGACGTAATCATCCACAAAAAGATATGCAAAATAGTGTTAAACAAGCTCAAAACTTAGATGGGGTATTTGAAATTACTAGCTGGCAAGGAATAAAAGGCCCTGTGTTCTTGGTTGACGACATGGTAGATTCCCGCTGGACATTTACAGTAGTTACCGCTTTATTACATCAATCAGGCAGTGGTAGAGTCTTTCCATTAGCTCTAGCCCTCAACTCGCTTAGTTAG
- the ruvC gene encoding crossover junction endodeoxyribonuclease RuvC, with amino-acid sequence MATRILGLDPGLAILGFGVIEVDGAARTDTGIAVVDFGVIETSAKTPLPIRLGTIYDDLHQLLQQVQPDVVAIEKLFFYRMGNTILVAQARGVVMLVLGQHDLSTVEFTPAQVKQALTGYGNADKSSVQAAVARELGLAQSPRPDDAADALALALAAWFQR; translated from the coding sequence ATGGCTACACGTATCCTGGGGCTTGATCCTGGACTAGCCATTCTCGGATTCGGAGTAATTGAGGTCGATGGGGCTGCTCGAACTGATACTGGGATTGCTGTGGTCGATTTTGGCGTGATCGAAACCTCGGCCAAGACTCCCCTACCAATTCGTTTGGGTACCATTTATGACGATTTGCACCAACTCTTGCAACAGGTGCAGCCCGATGTGGTCGCTATTGAAAAATTGTTCTTCTATCGCATGGGCAACACGATCCTGGTAGCCCAGGCGCGCGGGGTGGTGATGCTGGTGTTGGGCCAGCATGATTTATCTACGGTGGAGTTTACCCCGGCCCAGGTCAAGCAGGCCTTGACAGGCTATGGTAATGCCGATAAGTCATCGGTGCAGGCAGCAGTAGCCCGGGAACTGGGGTTAGCCCAGAGTCCTCGCCCCGATGATGCCGCTGATGCCTTAGCCTTGGCCCTGGCAGCTTGGTTTCAGCGGTAA
- a CDS encoding ABC transporter permease: MTSTTLQHTRYVISENWITFAAFGLFLVLVLFAILGDAVAPYSPLASNSAIALQPPSAAHWFGTDQLGRDVLSRVIVATRLDLGIAVMAVALSFLVGSILGTCAGYFGGWVDRIISRCIDTLMAFPLFVLAMGLVAALGNTVENIILATAIINLPLYTRVIRSEVLVRREAGFVEAARLTGNGDWRIMAKHLFPNVLPVMMVHISLNMGWAILNAAGLSFIGLGVQPPTPEWGIMVAEGATYIVSGEWWLALFPGAVLMLAVFCFNLLGDGLRDLIDPRMRT; encoded by the coding sequence ATGACCTCCACCACTCTGCAACACACCCGCTACGTCATCAGCGAAAACTGGATCACCTTTGCGGCCTTCGGGCTGTTTCTGGTGTTGGTGTTATTCGCGATATTGGGCGATGCGGTTGCCCCCTACAGTCCCCTGGCCAGTAATTCTGCCATTGCCCTGCAACCCCCGTCCGCCGCCCACTGGTTCGGCACCGATCAATTGGGGCGGGATGTGCTCAGCCGTGTCATTGTGGCTACTCGTCTAGACCTGGGCATTGCCGTCATGGCGGTGGCCCTCTCCTTCCTGGTAGGCAGTATCTTAGGCACCTGTGCCGGTTACTTCGGCGGCTGGGTGGATCGAATTATCTCCCGCTGCATCGATACCCTGATGGCCTTTCCCCTGTTCGTGCTGGCCATGGGGCTGGTGGCTGCCCTGGGCAACACGGTGGAGAACATTATTCTGGCCACAGCCATCATCAACTTGCCCCTCTACACCCGCGTCATCCGCTCTGAGGTACTGGTGCGGCGGGAGGCTGGCTTCGTGGAAGCGGCCCGTCTCACCGGCAACGGCGACTGGCGGATCATGGCCAAGCATCTATTTCCCAATGTATTGCCGGTGATGATGGTGCACATTTCCCTGAACATGGGCTGGGCCATTCTCAATGCCGCGGGCCTGTCTTTCATCGGTCTGGGCGTACAGCCACCGACTCCGGAGTGGGGCATCATGGTGGCCGAAGGGGCGACTTATATCGTCTCGGGGGAGTGGTGGCTGGCCCTATTCCCTGGAGCCGTATTGATGCTGGCGGTGTTTTGCTTCAACCTGCTGGGCGACGGCCTGCGGGATTTGATTGATCCGAGGATGAGAACCTAA
- a CDS encoding ABC transporter permease produces MANQSTGKIIARRILGAVPSIVGVVIVTFLLTRALPGDPAAFFAGPAATADAIDEVRRNLGLDKSLPEQFFLYIGDLVRGDLGVSLTTGQTVVYDLITRLPASLELTVAALGFAIALALPLGILAATRPNSWIDHGVRLLATAGVSLPTFFTGLFLIYILYYLLGLVPAPLGRLDILYSPPDHITGFYLIDSLLEGDLDLFWAAATQLFLPAVTLGLFALAPLARVTRASMLGMLSSDFIRTARASGLPPRQVLFGYAFRNAMLPVITTLGVVFSFLLGANILVEKVFAWPGIGSYAVEALVASDYAPIQGFILTMALLYVGLNLLIDLLYVVIDPRAGVDA; encoded by the coding sequence ATGGCTAACCAGTCCACTGGCAAAATTATTGCTCGGCGTATTCTGGGGGCGGTACCCAGTATCGTTGGCGTGGTGATCGTCACCTTCCTGCTGACCCGGGCCCTGCCCGGGGACCCGGCCGCCTTCTTTGCCGGGCCGGCGGCTACTGCCGACGCCATTGACGAGGTCCGTCGCAACCTGGGGCTGGATAAATCTCTGCCGGAGCAATTCTTTCTCTATATCGGCGATTTGGTGCGGGGAGATTTAGGGGTATCCCTGACCACGGGGCAGACGGTGGTCTATGACCTGATCACCCGGCTGCCGGCTTCCCTGGAGTTGACCGTAGCTGCCTTGGGGTTTGCGATCGCACTAGCCCTGCCCCTGGGAATACTGGCCGCCACCCGGCCTAACTCCTGGATAGACCACGGCGTTCGCCTGCTGGCCACTGCCGGCGTATCCCTGCCCACCTTCTTCACCGGGTTGTTTCTAATTTACATACTGTACTATTTACTGGGCCTGGTGCCAGCACCATTGGGGCGCCTGGATATTCTCTACAGCCCCCCTGACCACATCACCGGCTTTTACCTGATCGACAGTCTTCTAGAGGGCGATTTGGACCTGTTCTGGGCCGCCGCCACTCAGCTCTTCCTACCTGCGGTCACCCTGGGGCTGTTTGCCCTGGCTCCCCTGGCTCGAGTCACCCGCGCCTCCATGCTGGGCATGCTCTCCAGCGACTTTATCCGCACCGCCCGGGCCAGTGGCCTGCCGCCGCGTCAGGTGTTATTCGGCTACGCCTTTCGCAACGCCATGTTGCCCGTCATCACCACCCTGGGTGTAGTGTTTTCGTTTCTGCTGGGAGCCAATATTTTGGTGGAAAAGGTCTTCGCCTGGCCCGGTATCGGCTCCTACGCCGTGGAAGCCTTAGTGGCCTCAGACTATGCGCCGATTCAGGGATTCATTCTGACCATGGCGCTGCTGTATGTGGGACTGAATTTGTTAATTGACTTGCTCTACGTGGTGATTGACCCCAGAGCCGGTGTGGATGCGTAG
- a CDS encoding DNA-processing protein DprA, with the protein MLAVAVENWTSKGLWILSRSDETYPQRLKRKLKHFSPPILYGVGNLALLSKGGLAVVGSRSIDDEGLGYTQRIAEKCAEQGIQIVSGGARGVDQTAMLASINAGGTSIGVLADSLIKAVVSTKYREGLRQGRVALVSSYDPSAGFNAGNAMNRNKYVYALADHALVVNSSYEKGGTWAGAKEELKRESHIPVWVRLEEDVPQGNHQLVQLGAIPFPIEPWNRNILNLLEEAKQLHRDKAQKNTSEQLELSEINNQKEQLSNIDIQKKEQLKKFPKNAYEAILPLLLYHLSEPKKDKEVAELLDVAIGQARLWLKKAVQEDLVKKEKSSYALNQNNSQLQLLKFNSVSADI; encoded by the coding sequence ATGTTGGCGGTTGCTGTTGAGAACTGGACTAGCAAGGGTTTGTGGATCTTAAGCCGTAGTGATGAGACCTATCCACAGCGACTTAAGCGTAAACTAAAACACTTCTCTCCTCCAATTCTATATGGGGTAGGAAATCTGGCTTTACTATCAAAAGGGGGTTTAGCCGTGGTTGGTTCCCGAAGCATTGATGATGAGGGTCTTGGCTATACCCAAAGAATAGCTGAAAAGTGTGCTGAGCAAGGTATCCAAATCGTATCAGGTGGAGCAAGAGGTGTTGACCAAACCGCTATGCTAGCGTCTATTAACGCTGGAGGGACATCAATAGGGGTCTTGGCAGATAGTTTGATTAAAGCAGTTGTATCAACAAAGTATCGTGAAGGACTTCGCCAAGGACGGGTTGCTCTAGTCTCATCCTATGATCCCTCCGCTGGATTTAATGCTGGTAATGCAATGAACCGAAATAAGTATGTTTATGCATTAGCTGATCATGCTCTTGTCGTAAACTCTTCTTATGAAAAAGGTGGAACTTGGGCCGGAGCTAAGGAAGAATTAAAGAGAGAAAGCCATATCCCTGTTTGGGTTCGGCTAGAAGAAGACGTACCGCAAGGGAATCATCAATTGGTTCAGCTAGGTGCTATACCCTTTCCGATAGAGCCTTGGAATCGTAACATATTAAACTTGCTAGAAGAAGCTAAACAACTTCATCGAGACAAAGCTCAAAAAAATACTTCAGAACAATTAGAGCTAAGCGAAATAAATAATCAAAAAGAACAACTGAGTAATATTGATATTCAGAAAAAAGAGCAACTTAAAAAATTTCCAAAAAATGCATATGAAGCAATTCTACCCTTACTTCTTTATCATTTAAGTGAACCTAAAAAAGATAAAGAAGTTGCTGAATTACTAGATGTTGCCATAGGCCAAGCAAGACTTTGGTTAAAGAAGGCTGTGCAGGAGGATCTTGTTAAAAAGGAGAAATCGAGTTATGCATTGAATCAAAATAATAGTCAATTACAATTGTTGAAATTTAATTCAGTCTCTGCCGACATATAG